The Alkalihalobacillus sp. TS-13 genomic interval ACTAGTCATGACTAAAATCGCACCATCGATTCTTTCCGCAGATTTCTCGCGGTTAGGTGAAGAAATAAAAGATGTTGAACGGGGAGGAGCCGACTATATCCATGTGGATGTGATGGATGGGCATTTTGTTCCGAATATCACCATCGGGCCATTGATTGTAGATGCAATCCGGCCGATTACTGATTTACCATTAGATGTCCATCTAATGATTGAAAACCCTGACCAATTCATTCCGGAATTCGCTAAAGCTGGTGCCGACATCATTTCGGTCCATGTGGAAGCTTGTCCGCATCTGCATCGATCTATTCACCTGATTAAAGATCATGGAAAAAAAGCAGGTGTCGTGCTAAATCCACACACACCCGTCACTATGATTGAACACGTCATCGAAGATCTCGATCTTGTATTATTGATGACAGTAAACCCGGGATTCGGCGGCCAG includes:
- the rpe gene encoding ribulose-phosphate 3-epimerase → MTKIAPSILSADFSRLGEEIKDVERGGADYIHVDVMDGHFVPNITIGPLIVDAIRPITDLPLDVHLMIENPDQFIPEFAKAGADIISVHVEACPHLHRSIHLIKDHGKKAGVVLNPHTPVTMIEHVIEDLDLVLLMTVNPGFGGQSFIKQVLPKIKEVSDLCDEKGLDIDIEVDGGVNPETAKLCREYGANVLVAGSAIYKKENRKDAIESIRGV